The genomic segment AAAAATCTAATGATAAAAAATCTATTTCGAGATGCTAATCCCGTGGTAATaatgttttgaatgtcaatttcgaagttcgaaattcaatttatgaaaacgaGTTAGATATCATTAGTgaacattataaaaaataaaaagtgtctactTTGTAACATTCACCAATTTGACTTGGTGGTTTAGCCTCTGTTTTTTACCCACTTCTTTTTTATGCCAACAACCTGGGATCAAACCTTGGTGGGAGCATTGGATGAGATATATTATACCTTGgttgaacctctcgtattggatgaattatttttttaatataatatttttatttcaaaacacttaaatcaaaatccTATCAAATATGACACTTAGAtctaaagatgacaagtttccaagcaaacaaaacttactctattttacaacccctaaaacgacgatccaaacgtttaggtatacttgatgtaatgagccgacgttattgtacacaaaaaaatatattaagttctatataaaatattgatatttcggggtTTTGAAGCATagctaatctttgcccaaagtatgaaaaaaaatgtgatttttgaatgcttaaaaaaaaaaaaatacccctttcacgcacagattctgtgcgtgaagcctagtttgatccttttttttttaatgggttattttggtttaaaaaaaaaaaaaattgggttagAAAAGTGCGGGGCTCCAGTATTGTGTCCCAACACAAATTGTAAGTTTGCAATAATAGGCCTACCAGTCTACCACATGGAAAAGATTCCGAAGTACTCTACgagattaattatttatttatgcacaaatattatatattttgaaattgaCTACTAATATTAATGGGTCAAATCAATAATTGCAAAGATTGAACTTTAGTTATGTATTTACAAATACCCTAGTATTATTTGGAGCATACTTCATTGGAAAGGAAAAAGGGAGACAAATACGCCATTGTTTTTTCCTTTATCATATCTAGTCTTCGTTCGAAAAGTATATTTCTCTTAATCTACTACTAGTTTtaaggacattttaaacaatagAGTTTATTTTCTCTAATATATGGTCATTACTCATTAGTTAGCTAGATACTAGTATGTTACTTCACATTATGAGCATAAGATTTGAATTACTATCAATGTATAATTCACTTACCCAGAAAAGATTCAAAGATTTTTAGCAATGGAAGAAAAGTTTGTTTATTTAGCTAGTACTTAATTAAGTCttgtaagtattttttttttttttttttataatagaaCTAGTCAAAAAGGTCTAGCTAGTTCTTCTTCCGCCTTAAGAAAAAGTCTTTGTCTCGATCAATATGCTCTCAATAATACagatgtataaatatatatgggtTGAATCGTTTATTGGAGATCTAGAACAAATCTTTAAAACAGATATGGTGGGTGGCAATGTTTGTAGTCTCAAATGGGGATCTTAAATTAGTTGTTTTGGTTGTAGGCTCAACAACAGCAGCAGCATATACAGTGTAGTCTCACAAGTAGGGTCTGAAAAGATTGGTGTATGCGCAATCTTATTCCTACCTTTTGAAGATAGAAAAGATGTTTCCGATGGACCCTCGGCTCAAGCAAAGCATATCAAAAACAGTATGAAAAGGAAAGACAGTAGTGAAGAATCCAAGTAAAAAacaatggagaaaaaaataatagtaacaacaagtaatatgataACTGAAGCAAATGAAACAACATGTAATaataaaattgaagaataaGATAGTAGGAGAGTGATATTAATACTACTAATACTGATAAGGAAAACTCGACAACACTCGACTGCccactaaccttctaccctaatcttcGACCTCCATATATATCCTTCGGTCCTACCTAtagggtcatgtcctcagtgAGCTGCAGGTGTGTCATGTCATATCTAATAACCTCTCTCCAattggcctacctctacctcacCTCAGACCCACCAAAGCCAACATCTCACACCTCCTCACTAGGGCATTTGTGCATCTCCTTTTCACATATCCGGACCATCTCATCCTCGCCTCTCTCATCTTGTCCACCACGGTGACCACTcgtacactactaaaaaattactattttctTATTGAATTTCTCACTGGAAATGTTCAGTGGCGATTCCtactgaatgtcggtgggaaaaacctAAATATTAGTGTTTTCACACGAAAAAATTTAGGAAGTTTTCCAACGCTTTAATGAGAACCTGTTTTCCACCATGTATTTTCTCTGTGAGCTGGTTCGATGGGAATGAGGTgtgaaaatcatgttttatagcacaaatttccCATTAAATGTCGACATGAGAAAAAACCTCTATTTCTAATAGTGCTACATATACCTTATCCCGAATATCTTCAttctaatcctatctctcctaaTATGTCCAAGCATTCATCTCAACATACTCATTGCCGCTActttcattttattattgttggcTTTGAGCAATATATAGCGCATTAACTTAATGTAAAAACGAATGTTGCAaaagtctctctctctctctttttttctttaatttttattattatataagGGGTAGGGGAAGGAGAAATGGGAGAGGAAATTACAATATGGGGATTTAAActctcaccaacaaggtgaaaattCAGGCAGCCAACTAACTGAACTACTAAATCCCTACATGTTGCAAGTCTCTTTTTATTCGAATGCTAGTAtttactatttttaaagataaatttgaatcttttgccttctttttctttttagtgtTGTGTCCTCGTGGTGGATGGGAAAACGTGTAAAAATGTATCAAAATTCAACATAGGGAAGGTTTAACGAGGTAACatgtttaaaattttaaaatataggaGAGTTTGCTTAGTGGGTTGAGTAACAAAATTAAAGTCAGAGAGACCTGCTCATACAAAGTAAACACGCAATTAAGTAGCACACAGCTGCATGAATTTATATAaatcgattaaaaaaaaaattagtcaagTCTTTGTCTTtgatttatatctatatatataatatgctactagttatgtgaggcccgggcttatatttatatatataatatgctactagttatgtgaggcccgtgcttaagttatgtgaggcccgtgctaagcccgggcctaaactcaagatataaaagtagatgttttaattaaagaaatataatttgtgttagtgcaagtgtacaacaacaacaacaaccatatacccattgtagtcccacgAATGGGTAATTAcgttagtaataattaaatttcgtataagtatattttcaatatatgaaagcaaaactttcattccactcctttaatattttaacttccattttgatgaaattatttacttcaaatcaaatgcggaatttgacatttataagttatgtatcctaattttctaaagttatttagttctaaataaataatctatacatagttaatgaacttttaagataaatacataatttaattgTGCGGTACCATGGTTCTCCCTACTTAATTAgagattaggggttcgaacatgaatatagaaaaaatctttggagggagCGTTTCCCCGAATGGGCGTGATACAATGTGAATTATCtagattaattgggctcaaatgcggatatcaaCCACCAaacagaaaatcaaagaacatgaaaaatgaggtaggaggttcgatagcttttgaaaagtagaccttaaaaataaaaacaaaaaattgacttaaataaataagattagaatctaaaagtaattaattaaaaagttttaaaaaaatttgaaaattcttgtgaggactacaaaagtctcTAAGTTTGCCCTTATATATAGCAGTAATACAATGGAAACTAGATCGGAATCTATTCTGAGCCATAAAACAGGGAACAGTAGGTTTCTGCTTAACTGGATATACAGATCCATTTGATGATTgagttttcaagaattcaaAGAAAATGGACCACAGTGCTTATTGCTCCTGatctagagaaagaaaaaaaaatacaaaataaatgcTATAACAAAAAGAAAGTGGACCACTAGAAATGTTAAATCTGATGAAGATAAGGCAAAGTGGGTGGGGGTACTCTTTTGGGAGTCCataataaaaattattaatgAGATAAAAGTAAAGGTTGCCGTTCATTTATCAAAATTGATGAACGATTTAGGTGtatatttgttgtttttcatgACTTTTGGATGGTTTTCTCTTAGTAAAAACTTCCGCACCCAATATTTATACGAAACTAATTTAATTTATCGTGATTAagtaatttatttaaataaaaatataagttaattaatcatttaaaaataataataaaatttgatATTCAAACACAAATGTCATATATCTACCGTAAATATATCTgatatcaatatttttttactgTCTGTGAATACTGCcatctttcatttccacatCTGGACCATATCTCCTGATGATTCGATAGTGTTCTTATTTCTTGATGGGAGGGCCACTACGACCAAGACAAATATCACCTATTACTTGCAACAGTAAGAAATGAAAAGAGAAGTTTATAAATGGAGGAATTGACAACAGCTAGCGTGATGATAATTGactccatttttctttttcccttttgttaAAGTAATATACTAGTACTGCTATTAGGAAACTTTTATGTGCTAGTTGCACAAAAAAATGTACTCTAGTCTCAGCCTCTATTGAGAATATTGTTATTGCTATGACTAGAAGAAATGTAATACTATAAAGTATAAAACGGTAactttaaggggtcgtttggatTACGGTATAAGTACGGATATCAAAGACTAATTTTTTATACCATGTTtgatagaaggtataaatttatcctgggataaatttatatcttgTACCAAACAAGATATAAAATGCATCCCATCCCAAGAGATGGGATATcccttcttatcccacttatactgggattattttataccatcttttagatggtataaaataatcccaatagatgggataaattagtcccgagATTATAATTTTGGGATAATTTTGACTACCTACCCAACGACCCCTAAGGGTAGAAAAGCAGCTTAGTGTTTACCAAAAAAACTGCGATTTTACGACTTTATGCCTACCATAAAAAGAAGATTCTTGAAACAAATTAAGGCACAATTAGTGGGTAAAGAACATATCACAAGTATTcgcagtaaaaaaaaaaaaaaaaaaaaaaaaaaaacgtaaacAGATAAATTACTAATAGTGGTTactaacataaaaagaaaaatgtgatGATTCTATATTTGATGTGGTCTCACTGTATTTGAAAAGCGAGGATTTTTACAAGAGCAAAAAAGTAATTACCACCACCGGAATtgaactaattctatccatcaatcaaaaaaaacaaatatcaCTGGGAAAGAAGTTGATCTCTGCGAGACTTCAATCTCTTCAATACTCTATCAATAGTGATATCAAATGCATCTTTAACACTCCCTAAACCAGCACCTGATCTGGCATAAACAAACTTAGGAAGAAGATTAATCAATGTCTCTCTCATTTCTTTTACCTTATCTTTATGTATACCTTCCAATACTTTCAAAATCAAAGTCCCATTTGTATCTCTCACATCATCTTTATCAATAAACACTGTATAAGTCTCTGCCATCCAAGGCAAATGCCATTCATACTGACCTTTAAATGTTCCCCTCCAGAAATAAACAGGGATTGAACCAGCCAACATACAGTCAAACGTTGACCGTCTAGTCAACCCATCGCCACGCGGTTGTAAACAGAAATCGGAATCTAAAAAAGCTTCCATAATAGCAGGTGCTCCATCAGAACAAACCGTAGTTGCACAATCAACAGCCCGACAGTTTTCCTCACTTTTACAATAATCCATTAACACCCCTCGAAAATCATTCTTGATTTTCTCACGTTTGGCCCCAACAAATGAAAAAAGTTTAGTCCTTTCGTAGTTACGTAGGTAATTCTGCCATTTAACTATGTCAGATTCAGACCGAGGGTGAAAACCAGTTGGATAAGGAACACTTTCTTCTAAATCATCATTTTGATGTTTCTCAACTGATAAACGAAACACGTTCTTCATTAATGGCATGTAAAGTAGACTAGACCCCCATTCAGAATCATTATCAGTTAATCTTCGAAAATCCCAAGTTAATCTACCAAGCATAATGAAATGGTCAACTCCTTTAGCTCTAGTGAAAGTTGGTTGATCTTTCAACCAATCAAGAACCATTTCACTTTTCTTATCTCGATCTTTAGCAGTGTAATTAAACCACAAAAACTTGCCAATATCAAGTCCAGCATAAAACGGGATATAAAACCCCGTTGCTTTTTCAGGATCCATAATCCGACACTTGTGCGACAACATTCTGTTATGATAGATAATCTCCGCAGCATACATGTCAGTCCAGTACCAAGCTGGACTGACATCTTCTGGGACAACGCGTTCGAGCCCAGTAGCCCTGGGCCCGAACCCCCCATTGGAAACCACGCTGCAGCGCGATTTCCAAGGGTCCAGTTCATCGCACTTGTCGATGAACTCCGTGTTGAAAGTCGCGGGTAGGTCGTAGACGTATACGTAACCTGATTGGCATTCCG from the Lycium ferocissimum isolate CSIRO_LF1 chromosome 11, AGI_CSIRO_Lferr_CH_V1, whole genome shotgun sequence genome contains:
- the LOC132036199 gene encoding xyloglucan galactosyltransferase XLT2-like; the encoded protein is MLLNLSKRSSTNEHDSSKKSKLSIELKRALHSVKSQIPLNHCIWLLITIFLQILILFFLIRSSPPHPPPPNTPQLLALNPECQSGYVYVYDLPATFNTEFIDKCDELDPWKSRCSVVSNGGFGPRATGLERVVPEDVSPAWYWTDMYAAEIIYHNRMLSHKCRIMDPEKATGFYIPFYAGLDIGKFLWFNYTAKDRDKKSEMVLDWLKDQPTFTRAKGVDHFIMLGRLTWDFRRLTDNDSEWGSSLLYMPLMKNVFRLSVEKHQNDDLEESVPYPTGFHPRSESDIVKWQNYLRNYERTKLFSFVGAKREKIKNDFRGVLMDYCKSEENCRAVDCATTVCSDGAPAIMEAFLDSDFCLQPRGDGLTRRSTFDCMLAGSIPVYFWRGTFKGQYEWHLPWMAETYTVFIDKDDVRDTNGTLILKVLEGIHKDKVKEMRETLINLLPKFVYARSGAGLGSVKDAFDITIDRVLKRLKSRRDQLLSQ